The following DNA comes from Augochlora pura isolate Apur16 chromosome 6, APUR_v2.2.1, whole genome shotgun sequence.
ctatgtataattattagaaatattatcgtacaaagtatttaaaaaaataagtttaTACTATTTACTCAGTAACTAGTGAACAATTGATTTtagaatgtttaatatttatttaattagtgtACACcagagaatttatataattttagttatttattgtttatgacattctataattatacgtctataattaatctttgttttattttaaaataaataaaatactgattttaacatttatctGACCTTATTACAACTAATTGTGTTTTTACACAAGACAACTTAATTGaatagattaattataataattttttataattgttaaaaaataaccTTGAAGAAACTACTTTTTGCATTGTAATCGTTTCTTGATACCAATTAAGGTCcatataagaaaattttgtaatatttttactattgctAGAGATATTTAGATGAAAACGTTTAGGTGGATCACACTAGTATATATTAGTTAGATGTGTATatctatacaatatacatgcatatatctttgtatacatatgtatacaatacatacatgtatatgtaatatttaccTACAACATACTATTTATGTGAGAACTAAAAATGAGGCAGTACCCTCTAAAAgaatataactttttttaaaactgtattGAATGATTTGAatcttcttaaaatattaatggaacTAAATTACTGTACACTGacgaaaatacttttttttaattttgtcattgtttcaaatgacaaaaaaaataaaatttctcgtttcttaatttattttatctcagcttataatgaaaatttaaaaaatgcattttgtaaaTCACGTTAAGGTGAACCaatttcagtaaaattttcaatatgcaTATAAGTTACACAGGTGTGTAAAACTTACATGTACGTGATAAGTAcaacttaataattatgtgATATATGACATAAGTAAGATATTACATAgttatataatgaataaaaagtgaaaatagatatatataacTTCACCCTATCATTCCTActatatcatttaaaatatacatatatgctaaataacatttatagtTTGAGTTTATacatgataatatataaatatgatataatgaaaaatcataaaagaaATAAGTACTCATTTTACAGAAATCAATATCAAATGAATTTGTTCATATACAAATAGATTTTACAGTATATCCTATAAAGATTCTAATtgtgtatttttttctttaaatatgcCATCTTTGTACTTGTAAACGCTAACTCTTTAATAGAGCTTGACACTGTCAAATTATCTTCAGCTTTGTTGTGTACTCTGCTTCTAGTAAGTTAAACCAAGGAAATGGCATAAAATTCGAGTCATTTTGGCTATGACTTAAAGCCTTAAAacttttaaaagtttttatcATCTTGAAAATCTTGATCGTCTTGGAAGTTTTACAATTCCTGAGAACTTGAATAAGGTTTGAAAGCTTAGTAATTAAGTATTCAAGGTCTTACATACTTACATAATGTATATGCTTTTGTTTacacaatttcattaatatttagcaTGAAAGAAAGTTTGAAAAGATGTAGCTAtcattaacatatttttgttaccatattcgtttttatattatataagtatgtacatataatgtataatgagggtttagcaattatttagtttttaatgtgcactaatttttatgatttctaaatatattctaagGAACAGAATATCAagtaactattttttaatcatataCGTATATGAGCCATTTGCAAATCGAAGTGAATAAAtccactttttaaaattttagtgCTAGAACACTTGACTAATACATAActtttatgtttaaaataaaatttcttaataattatactccacactataaaatgataaaaatgaattaaaattttgaaaggaaTCTTTTAAGAAagaatgtatatattattttatcaatttcattactttttcGTTTgtggagttaatcaatttggcTCATATAACCGTCGCTAGATCttagttttcgagatattttcaaaaatcaataatttgcatagaaaaagaaaaacattaattttttaccgaaacatacgtaaaattaaatctagTAAATTGGCCAACACTACTAAAATCGTAGGTAAtgctaatatattattgtatttaacataaagttacataaataaacattaataggtaataaaaatatttttattataggtaTTTCTTGCCTTTGAAAACTTCTTTTTGCAAGATACCGATGTGTGAGGACAACAGAATTAAAAGGGTCGGATAGTCCATATAGAGATGTGTAGCTACTTAATAAATACAAGATGGAGCCATCGGCGATTTCTActagaaatgaaaagaaacttaatttaaatagaaatattctcgGATTTGAAAAATGGAGTGACATTTTCTAACAACTTTTGAACCATTGAAgatattacaatgaaattttcactaaaactatttcaaaaataattacttttaactTTATAGATAggatacttaaatatttttttattgatatttttgataataaaattgtttaaatataatttcatgaaTCATCTTTTATTGtctaaatgtatattttatatgtatgttaaatataaaagcgAGTAATCTTTTTGTAATCaattgatacaaaaattaacgaaaaggTAAATACGCATCTCAAGCTTGcaaacagatatttttataattacttataataattataactttttcaGTGACGCAGATTGTGAAATACAATACCGTTTTTGTATAACTTTTTGACCATGACAAACCGTGGCATATGTTCGAAGGGTGCCCGTAAAGCGTTGAAGCGCTCTGCTTGTAGAGGATTTGTATGCgaacgaattaaatgaaaatataatgtgagaaaatgaaaatactttattttttgaGTAAAAGATCTAACGTTTTTCGTAGAGTTTGAAATCTTCTCCCAGCTTCCTTTTCGGTTCTTTTTTCTTGGCTAACAGGATAATTAGAGTCCTCCAGCTGGGTACTGATTCGTCTTCTGGTTGTAGCTCGATGATGATTGGTGGATGTGCCTCGAGGTTGCGTGTACTTGAGGGTGGTTGGGACTTAATCATTGCACAAGAATAACTGCCAAAACAAAGATTGTAGGAGGTGTTATGTGCGAAGATTTCGAGATTGAGGACTGAATGAGAAGAAAAGGTCTGAGAGATCTTTGACTGAGGATTTAGACTTTCTATCATGAAGGGACCAGAGTTTCAACTCTGCCAACACGAAATTCGAGATCTTTCAAGAGGCTACATGATATCTTCTGCATTCCTCATTTTGTTTCGCCAACTATACTCTTATCCAAAAATTTCATGAGTACTCTCTCTTggtatctctctatctattttaAGGTACTGCGCCTGGATGAAGCTATACATACATAAACtatgaaatatacaattacataTGACcataaactaatattttacatttgatcTTCCcttttactgttaatttttGGGGAATATAATAAGATAACGCCATCACAAATCATAACTATATGCGCGTAATCATGTGTAACGTCGCCGGAATTTAGATCGTCGCCATGTTAACACTGCAGTCCACACGACTCGTACAAATTTCTTCGCTTGGCGCCAGCAGCACTAATTCAGATTACTTCGCTTTTCGCCGGCCGTTCTTAAGGTTATCGAGAGATCATGaattgtcaagttttactAATCTCATCGTTAGTTCTCATGAGTTTTCAATTCTGTCTCCCTATTTTACACataacattttccatttttatctcCATCCTATAATAGCTTTATCATCGTTTAAACGCTCtcagatatttaatatttttcagtattttaaGGCATTTGAATTCTTGCCGTGAACTTATCAAAATTGTGGCATATACCATTGTTGCGTAGCTTTGGGTGGGATTTAGGGAAGTTTGGCTGGTTCGGATGCCCGTGGAACACAAAAGTGTTCTGCTTGTGTAggacttgtaaaaattaactagGTACACAGAAATCGTCTTTAAAACTTTATATCCTGGATAACGATATTATCTCCAAGCCTTCAAAATAAAGTCTGTCGTATTTTCCGGAGGAATCGAGTTTTCTTCCTGAGCTCCAATAGAAAAGTTGGGGTCCTCTAACTGGATGCTGATTTGTCGGATGGCCCGTTTTCCGGTTGCAGATTGATGGTGATTGGTGATGGAGGTGGCTAGACGGCACCCGCAATAGGTTGAGGGCACGTGAGAACTGATTAACGCGCAAGGGTTGAAGGCCCGCCAAAACAAGAAATGTGGAGGTTTTGCGCACGACAATTTCTGTCTgaggaccgcgcgcgcgagagagagagagagagagaggtacgAGGGAAAGGTCTAGGGGGTCCTCAACCGAGAATTTATGACTTCCTGTCTCGAAGGGCTCAGGTTTCGACTCATCTTGCAAAACAAGGGACGATCGTTCGAGAagaattctctctctcgctatgTTTACCTATTCTAAATTATTGCATTTGAACTTCCCTCCTATCGGCATCAAATAAGTTTATGATTTGCATAACTAGAGGCGCTAATTATAACTACGTTCGCATAATCACGCAACACAATCATCTTCGTTCAGTCATTAATTCCCTAGTTCTCAGATATCCCACGTACAGAGAACAGAATATTGTGTGAATCCGCCACAAAATCTAAATCGGTCGTGACATCTATAAGCAAATTGCGAAATCTCGGTACTAATAAGAACACACACACGcaacaaaacattttttgattttGAATATTGGTAATACTACAAGAATTACAGTGTAGCGTACCTAAACTCACATGGTCACACAActttcaaaaatttgttactagaggattacaaatttaaatttgttccCATCATCTTTCGTTTTCTTAAATTGTTCAATAGGAATTGTTAGAGAAACATGTAGGGTGTTGCGTCCCACCCAAAGCTACGCAACAAGggcaacgaaaattaattgttcaaatatgtatatatgattatttttttattttttatatgtattcaacattttttacaatattttctattatttgagATTGATTTCTTGACTTATTTTCCACTAAAATGGAGcagtgattttattaatatcggtAACGTTGCTTAAACTGAATACACGCGGATTTAGCAGATATGTAACTAGATACACTGAAAACGTGTTCGCTATGTTTGACGTGAGTCAgtagtagaaaaatattggataACAATGGCGGACGAAGAACTACCAGCGGGTTGGGAAAAACGCTTAAGTAGATCTACCGGTAcgtcaatttataaataatattagacaGCGTATGTAGAAATGTATCTTCCgtgatatattttgtttatttataattaacttgtTCAATGATTTATGTTATTTCACTATAGAGACAGTAGTGTGAGGTATACAGCCGGCATTTTTTCGCAAAACCATCATTATTCtcattaaatggaaaatatagtTGAGAACAAATCATAGTGTTTTAATCGCTATACTCTAAGCTACAGTAAAATGccataaatttttgtatcctaatatgttttattacaaGATATGTATCATAAATTTGGACCTGTACGATgtgtatttttaacataaattaattccttCATAGGGCAGcattactatttaaatatttatactaaggAAAGTCAATGGGATAGGCCAGATAAACCAGCAGATCCATCTGGAAGTAATAAAGGAGATGGTCCAGAAGAGGTTCAATGTTCTCATTTATTGGTAAAACATTCAGGGTCTAGAAGACCTTCTTCCTGgcgagaagaaaatattacaagatcAAAAGAAGAAGCTTTAGATCTTATTAAATGTAAGTTATTGGCAAGAGATTTACATCAATaacaatttgattatatttcagttgttttcatttgtatttaatcaattaatataattggtTTTACAAACTCAGCTTACAGAGAACAGATAGTATCTGGAAAAGCAACATTCGCAGAACTTGCTTCAAAGTATAGCGACTGTAGTTCTGCTAAACGAGGTGGGGATTTAGGACCATTTAGTCGAGGGACTATGCAAAAGCCATTTGAACAAGCAGCATTTGCCCTTAAAGTTGGCGAATTATCATCTCCTGTGCATACGGACAGTGGTATCCATATTATCCAGCGAACAGCATAAAGAAGATTAATCTCAAATAAAGTATTCAATCTTTTAAAACCGGTTGCCTCAGTTTTGCcaataatatatgtttaaCTAAAGGGGCAATTTTGGATACCTCCATTAAGCATCAAGCACATATACTCGTACAATGACAGAATTTTTCTGTGTGAACAATACACATGCAAACAACATTCTAATATTTCAGCATGGAGTTATATGTTTGTGTCTTCCAGTGATCTAAGCAGACATGAATTATTGAAGATTATTAATGTTTCCTTCATGATAAAAAAGCAGCAAAATCAGTTTTCAAAAAGTAAAGCAAGATAAAATAGACGAGATATGCATGCTTTAACAGagttctctatttttatctgCTGCCCTTACATTCCTTAAGtattagattaattttattaacttaatATGTCAATTTAACTGTCTCTAGAAAAAAATTACGATAATCTCCACactaaaacaaataaaattgaattgaaattattgaatacatTCTTAACATACATTTTGCCCAATTTAGTTGGAATACTTAATTAGTGGAagatatgtataaatatgtataattatgaaCATGTTGCTCAACTACTGGCAGATATTCAtactattgttttattatgttcatgatttattttaaaactgcaAATACTATTCTTATAAACACAATGAGGGAGATATTATACAacttctatttatatttttctgttgctAACTTcgtatataaacatatatgaAAGTAGACTCATTTTTTTAGATATCTCCCATCCTGTTTTAAGATTTTCCTAAATTTAAACACGATCCCTTATGAACAAAATGCAATACAAACTCTTACTATTATAACTGACTGAAACAATCTCCATTTTTCTAGTCTATTATCTGTATtcagcaattattaattatgtttctaGAGACTGTGAACACTTGTGCAAcacattttacatattatacttATGTACGTGTtataattgtatgaaatatttcttacaatctAGTTCGTGatggttattatttaatcagtGTGTATATACTGgtgaaacaatttgttccttaAAAACgtaagaaagagaaatatgaCACGACGCATTTATCCGGGTTAGagaataaatatgtttaatatcattaatatatacatgttGGTTTGTTAGACGTTCGACACTTTGTAATTGTTAAGTTACTATTGCCGTCTCCTTGACGATGGTAGCCGTGATAAATGCATTATTCTAGAAAAAAGTactgtatttaaataacatgcAGTGAGCAATGAAATATATGCAAGTAACAAATTGCATTGTAGTTTTTCTGTCTTTTGTGTAGTATATCAATGAGGgattcacaattttttatttaccattaatatatttagatatattcACATCTTCCTAATCCTTTATTATAAGACACTGTAAACACtgttttattctctttataaataattataaatataggaataacaattattggTTAGTAATTTATGTCGTTGGGAGAAACTGTTCAGTCATTGgtgtattaataaaactttcaagatattattaataggaATAAATGAATTCTAAAGTATTACTTATAATACGTATCCATTATATTTGTTCGAAAACTTACAATTTACAAgataacaattctttatttaatgataCATGCTGTtgtttctgtaataaaaatagtggaaaatgctaaaaaaccATTAGTTAGATTATTAAGATGGaagtttttgatttttaagaaaataaatattgtcatatGGTTATTAGTGAAATCGCATAGTAGCACAactgatgaaaatatttgtgcaaAATGTACAGTTCCAACGATTACTTATGAAACATAACTATTTTATCcttaatctattattttttaatcaatctacatattgtttaagaaaaagtgttaataataacattagaAATACCGAGCAGTCAacgtgatttatttataagttcttataaaaataaatgaacgtaataatattcaacaaaaGTACTTTTACGATTCCACTAACCGTATAACATGAATTCTGAAATTAGCTGCTTTGATTGGTCTAACAGTTTCAGTCTTAAGTTTCCAATTCTCTTAAAAGTAAGtactaatttgtaataaattaatttagttatcaatgctatatcatattaatatttttagtgtcGTATCTACCAGAAATGGTTAGTATCACATATAgtaaactttcaatttttattttatacaataaattactcTGTTTCTTTATGGATTTTCGAAGGTGTCTGAATTGGCAGTTAAAGTGTTAACCGTGATCAGTAAAGCAGGTCCCCGTGGAAATGATTCAATGCCAAAGTAGTTGTTAATGCAGAGGCTCTATGCACTCTGGACCactcattatttatatatagcgTCCTACAATCGAAGGAAATCCGTCATTCAATCACTTCCCGCTCAGCTGGGAACCCTACGACGAAACTtgttttaaatcattatataatcATTGATGCGAGGCGTATATTCACATACGCGAGGGGTCGGATTATGATTGGCACAATGTACCAAGAGGACGTTGCAGATCCACAACGTTATACgtgtgttaaatataaatgattatcATGGTTCAGTAGGTCAGCTTAAAGGTGACAAGCCTGTACCACATTCTTTCTAGATCACTTTCTTTCCGTGAAGTAACGTATCAGATAGGTCTCGATAGCGAATACAACGTGAGGAACAAACGACATTGCACGTACTTTCagcgaataattttctttctccttcgtAACTacgtttacaaaatttatttattgcgtgcACATTATTGGGCTTGCACAATTGCTACTCGTCATCTCAATGAGCCTGCATTTCGTGCAATCATTCTTACAAATTGATCATAATGTCTGGATGCGGCTAATTCTTCGACACGCGAGCTCCGAACAATGTCTCGGTTTGAACTAGATCTTTGTTCTTCAGTTCCGGTTGTAAAGTAGGTAACAATTCTTGCAGAGATTGAAAATAAGTGAATGCAGTGTGTTTTACGATGAGTATTGTGTGGTATAATTATTGAAGGCTGGgtaatatgaaaaaatgtaaagagacttttatttatatcataatgTTTTATGTATATCACGTCAGGGTAAGAATAAAACGTTTACCTTCAATTTATTAAGGTCACATTAAGGTTATTTCGTGCTCTTCTTTAGACggaatgttatatttttatttcagtattgCAAAAGTAAAGAAACACACAAGTTTAGCATATGCCTTTGAAATAACATTGAGACAAGTTAATCTCGCAAGGACAACATTTTAAGACATTCTTGTTCCCTTCTGTCATAATATTATCTAaaacaaagtataatattccatttaaaaactAAGAAACTATCTTAGTGTGatcttgatattttattcacagtgatatttttaataaaaattaagggtacatattattttaacatattacCCACTATTAAGTTTCTCTGCATAAGTTATGGAAAATGTATTCCCTTTTGCATTTTGGAAGATGCAgctttttataaatgtttctttgaattgttaaaattttcaactGACGTTTCGGATATGACCTCATAATTCTCGCATTTcatattcattattcaatgTACTAAAATGGGCTATTTAAACGTAATCTAAAAAACTTACATATATTTCGTACCAAAATCGTAAACGTTTTTAAGTCTTTAATACGGTGTATTGATAAAACCaactttttaacaaaatatgtaaaatatgtaagctgttttattattaaaatatcgattttcgGCATATAATTCTAtctatataatgtaaattaaaacagACGGATAAATTCAAGGAAGGTTAATGAATTCTCaattacaacatttttttaataatagcgtcccttttgtttatttattacaaaatctaTTTCTGCTTCTCTTAATATTCTacacgaaaaattcatttcaacaaATGTAACAAATGTCCAAGAGTCCAATATTGGACTTAAGTCCAATATTAGATTCTTTCtttcaagaaaattctttgatttgaaaaatttaagataaaataatgtgATATAAACTTTAAAgcttatttttgagaaattcaTGATTGTCTTgtcgaaaataagaaataccTTCTATTTTTAGTAATGTCGAATTTTAATAACCTTTGCTACTGTTCAACGAAGTTTGCAATAAGCTTAAGTGATttaagtctctctctctctctctctctctttttctgtgtTATCAACATAGCTGTAATTGTAGAAATACACAAACGCAGACTGTTAAAGATCTGAATTAGGACCTGGGTTATTATATTGCTGTTGTGTTAAGATACATAACGTATTTGAACTACTAAAAAACTTTTTCTAAGTTCCCGAATGTCCTTCTTACCAAATCAAAACATGGACCAGTCCGGAAGTTTAGCTCATATATTTggtatactttatttataaaatcgttttctcgatttttgaattttgataatttccGGAACTTCTATTTCGTTTGGTTACCGTATTTTGATGAAATGAAGTTAAATGTTACATTCAGCTAGCATAGTTTcacgtttctttttattaaaagaacagTATGCAACAAGTATATTAAAtggtattgaaataaattttacttaaatattgtaCAGGTGCCATGTAACTGATTCTATGTCAAAACATAAgtcgataatataaaataattttatttcattcaaggctccattttcaagaaaaattaagttgAAAAAGTAATACTATCAAGTAGGGATCGCATGATGTACCTGAGCGACTACATAGTAATTCCACTTTTCGTCACACTACAAGGCACGTGAACTTGACATCTTCCATCGCATCTTCCAACTGAGTTTTCTCGAAAACAAAGTTTTAAATGACAAAGTGttattcttttccttttatttatttttttaatgtaaaatcaGTCCCTATTCGGTTGTACCGTGAAGTACACGATACCCTGTATATCTatgatttttatcattttattaatttaatattagagatttagataaaaaaaattaattaataataaagaaattaacgtAATATATCTACACATAATGca
Coding sequences within:
- the LOC144470802 gene encoding putative peptidyl-prolyl cis-trans isomerase dodo, which produces MADEELPAGWEKRLSRSTGQHYYLNIYTKESQWDRPDKPADPSGSNKGDGPEEVQCSHLLVKHSGSRRPSSWREENITRSKEEALDLIKSYREQIVSGKATFAELASKYSDCSSAKRGGDLGPFSRGTMQKPFEQAAFALKVGELSSPVHTDSGIHIIQRTA